A window of the Gossypium hirsutum isolate 1008001.06 chromosome A05, Gossypium_hirsutum_v2.1, whole genome shotgun sequence genome harbors these coding sequences:
- the LOC107959057 gene encoding protein NRT1/ PTR FAMILY 2.7 isoform X2 yields MAKTTESKLVPADIEASEMPDSMTKKGGFITLFFIAGTLSGVMLSGFGWLANLIVYLVQEFNVESINASQIANVVHGCINLLPILGAIIADSFLGSFQGMILLILTAKLSSLKPPPCEIGSSFCRAPSKLQYVILYLSITTASAGLGGSRYTLATLGANQLDKPKDKETFFNWFFFTVNVSSIISSTAIVYVEDSISWALGYTICFAANFIALAVFLAGQRFYRCDKPQGSQFTGLLRVVVAAVRKRKVALSSRSEDYYHEHCETSKVMPVTANRWFRFLNRAAMKTEGDIDSDGLIARPWKLCSLEQVENLRTVIRLVPIWSSGIFLITPVAIQSSIAVTQALSMDRHLGSNFKIPAASIIVVILVSSSFFVALFDRFVFPTWQKLTGRPLTLLQRIGIGHVIIVISMAISAMVESKRLKTIHDNKLEALPGAIVPMPVWWLFPQLVVIGIGDAFHFPGQTALYYHEFPASLRSIATAMVSLVVGIAFYVSTALVELIRKLTGWLPGNINSGRLDNLYWILVTAGALNFMYFLVCAKLYKCRNIEKEVDANSGFDI; encoded by the exons ATGGCAAAAACCACCGAGTCCAAGCTAGTCCCTGCTGATATTGAAGCTTCTGAAATGCCAGATTCCAtgaccaaaaagggtggtttcaTCACCTTATTCTTCATTGCAg GGACACTATCGGGAGTGATGTTGTCTGGTTTCGGATGGTTAGCAAACCTGATCGTTTATCTGGTTCAGGAATTCAATGTGGAGAGCATTAATGCTTCTCAAATTGCCAACGTTGTTCATGGTTGCATAAACTTGCTTCCAATACTTGGAGCAATCATTGCTGATTCATTTTTGGGAAGTTTTCAG GGGATGATTCTGCTGATTTTAACAGCAAAGCTTAGCTCTTTGAAACCTCCACCATGTGAGATTGGCTCAAGCTTCTGCAGAGCTCCATCTAAACTACAATATGTAATCCTGTATTTAAGTATAACAACGGCGTCTGCAGGGTTAGGAGGAAGTCGATATACGCTAGCAACATTGGGAGCAAACCAACTTGATAAGCCTAAAGATAAAGAAACTTTCTTCAATTGGTTCTTTTTCACTGTTAATGTATCTAGCATAATAAGTTCCACTGCAATTGTCTACGTCGAGGACAGCATTAGCTGGGCTCTTGGATATACCATATGTTTTGCCGCTAATTTCATTGCTTTAGCTGTTTTCTTGGCCGGACAACGATTCTATCGATGTGACAAGCCTCAAGGGAGCCAGTTTACTGGTCTGCTTCGTGTTGTTGTCGCTGCTGTAAGGAAAAGGAAGGTCGCGCTCTCGTCAAGAAGTGAAGATTATTACCATGAACACTGTGAAACGAGTAAGGTTATGCCTGTAACAGCAAATCGGTGGTTCAG GTTTTTGAACCGAGCAGCGATGAAAACCGAAGGAGACATCGATTCAGATGGATTAATTGCAAGACCATGGAAGCTATGCAGTTTAGAGCAAGTAGAAAATCTGAGAACTGTAATAAGACTTGTCCCAATATGGTCAAGTGGTATATTTCTTATAACCCCGGTAGCAATCCAATCCAGCATTGCAGTTACCCAAGCTCTATCTATGGATCGTCACCTTGGTTCCAATTTCAAGATCCCTGCAGCGTCAATTATAGTTGTGATCCTAGTATCCTCATCCTTCTTCGTAGCCCTGTTTGATCGTTTCGTATTTCCCACGTGGCAGAAGCTGACTGGCCGGCCTCTGACGTTGCTACAACGAATAGGAATAGGCCACGTGATCATTGTCATAAGCATGGCAATTTCAGCAATGGTGGAGTCAAAACGGCTCAAAACAATCCATGATAACAAGCTTGAAGCACTTCCTGGTGCCATAGTGCCTATGCCAGTCTGGTGGTTATTTCCTCAGCTTGTTGTGATTGGTATCGGTGATGCATTCCATTTTCCAGGACAAACTGCATTGTATTACCATGAATTCCCAGCCTCTTTGCGAAGCATCGCGACCGCCATGGTTTCTTTAGTTGTCGGCATTGCTTTCTATGTCAGTACAGCTCTTGTTGAACTAATCAGAAAACTTACAGGATGGTTGCCTGGAAACATAAATAGTGGAAGGCTAGATAATCTGTATTGGATCTTAGTTACAGCAGGGGCACTGAATTTTATGTACTTTTTGGTTTGTGCCAAGCTGTACAAGTGTCGAAATATTGAAAAGGAAGTGGATGCTAATTCCGGATTTGATATATAG
- the LOC107959055 gene encoding 60S ribosomal protein L30 encodes MVAAKKTKKTHESINNRLALVMKSGKYTLGYKTVLKSLRSSKGKLIIIANNCPPLRKSEIEYYAMLCKVGVHHYNGNNVDLGTACGKYFRVCCLSIIDPGDSDIIKSMPGDH; translated from the exons ATGGTTGCCGCCAAGAAGACC AAGAAGACTCATGAGAGCATTAACAACAGATTGGCTCTCGTTATGAAGAGTGGGAAATACACTTTGGGTTACAAAACTGTTCTCAAGTCTCTTAGAAGCTCCAAAG GTAAGTTGATTATCATTGCCAACAACTGCCCTCCTCTTAGGAAGTCGGAGATTGAGTATTATGCCATGTTGTGCAAGGTTGGAGTTCACCACTACAATGGAA acaACGTAGACTTGGGCACTGCTTGCGGCAAATACTTTAGAGTGTGCTGCCTCAGCATTATTGACCCTG GTGACTCTGATATTATAAAGAGCATGCCCGGTGATCACTAA
- the LOC107959059 gene encoding mitogen-activated protein kinase 3-like (The RefSeq protein has 1 substitution, 1 frameshift compared to this genomic sequence), which yields MANVAPGNAGGHFGDFPAFHTYGGQFIQYSIFGNLFEITSKYRPPITPIGRGAYGIVCSVLNSETNEMVAVKKIANAFDNHMDAKRTLREIKLLRHLDHENVIAIRDVIPPPLRRDFNDVYIALELMDTDLHQIIRSNQSLSEEHCQYFLYQLLRGLKYIHSANVIHRDLKPSNLLLNANCDLKICDFGLARPASENEFMTEYVVTRWYRAPEILLNSSDYTAAIDVWSVGCIFMELMNRKPLFPGNDHVHQMRLLTELLGTPTESDLGFLQNEDARRYIRQLPAYPRQQLANVFPHVNRMALDLIDRMLTFDPTRRITVEEALAHPYLERLHDIADEPVCPEPFNFDFEQQPLGEEQMKDMVYREALALNPDYAR from the exons ATGGCCAACGTTGCTCCGGGAAATGCCGGCGGTCACTTCGGAGATTTTCCGGCGTTTCATACCTACGGCGGTCAATTTATTCAGTACAGTATT GGAAACTTATTTGAGATCACGTCTAAATATCGGCCTCCCATCACGCCAATCGGTCGTGGAGCCTACGGCATCGTCTG CTCGGTGTTGAATTCGGAGACGAATGAAATGGTAGCGGTAAAGAAAATAGCCAACGCTTTCGATAATCACATGGACGCTAAGCGTACGCTTCGTGAAATTAAGCTTCTCCGACATTTGGATCACGAGAAT GTTATCGCAATTAGAGATGTCATTCCTCCGCCTTTGCGGAGAGATTTTAATGATGTCTACATTGCCTTGGAGCTCATGGATACCGATCTTCACCAAATAATTCGCTCCAATCAGAGTTTATCTGAGGAGCATTGTCAG TATTTCTTATATCAGCTTCTTCGAGGACTCAAGTACATTCATTCTGCAAATGTGATTCATAGAGATTTGAAACCCAGCAACCTCTTGCTGAATGCTAATTGTGATCTTAAGATTTGTGACTTTGGTCTCGCTCGACCTGCCTCCGAGAATGAGTTTATGACGGAATATGTTGTCACGAGATGGTATAGGGCACCAGAGATATTGCTGAACTCTTCGGACTACACGGCCGCCATAGATGTCTGGTCTGTTGGTTGCATTTTTATGGAGCTCATGAATAGAAAACCTTTGTTTCCTGGAAATGATCATGTACATCAAATGCGTTTGTTGACAGAG CTGCTTGGCACTCCAACTGAATCTGATCTTGGGTTTCTTCAAAATGAGGACGCGAGAAGATACATCAGGCAGCTACCTGCATACCCTCGTCAACAGCTAGCTAATGTTTTCCCACATGTTAATCGGATGGCTCTTGATCTGATTGATAGAATGTTGACATTTGATCCAACCAGAAGAATTACTG TTGAAGAAGCATTGGCCCATCCTTATCTTGAAAGGTTACACGACATAGCTGATGAACCAGTTTGCCCTGAGCCATTTAATTTCGATTTTGAACAGCAACCATTGGGAGAAGAGCAGATGAAGGACATGATTTACCGGGAAGCCTTAGCTCTGAATCCAGATTATGCTCGATAA
- the LOC107959060 gene encoding L-ascorbate peroxidase, cytosolic-like (The RefSeq protein has 2 substitutions compared to this genomic sequence), whose product MTKCYPTVSEEYQKSVEKAKRKLRGLIAEKNCAPLMLRLAWHSAGTFDVKTKTGGPFGTMKHPAELAHAANNGLNIAVRLLEPIKEQFPNLTYADFYQLAGVVAVEITGGPEIPFHPGREEKPHPPPEGRLPDATKGSDHLRQVFSAQMGLSDQHIVALSGGHTLGRCHKERSGFEGPWTTNPLIFDNSYFKELLSGEKEGLLQLPTDKVLLSDPVFRPLVEKYAADEDAFFADYTEAHLKLSELGFADA is encoded by the exons ATGACCAAGTGTTACCCAACTGTGAGCGAGGAATACCAGAAGTCAGTTGAAAAGGCCAAGAGGAAGCTCAGAGGTCTCATCGCTGAGAAGAACTGTGCTCCACTCATGCTCCGTTTAGC GTGGCACTCAGCTGGAACTTTTGATGTTAAGACCAAGACCGGAGGTCCATTCGGAACCATGAAGCATCCTGCTGAGCTCGCACATGCTGCTAACAACGGCCTAGATATCGCCGTCAGACTTCTCGAGCCGATCAAGGAGCAGTTCCCTAACCTCACCTACGCTGACTTCTATCAG CTTGCTGGTGTCGTTGCCGTTGAGATTACTGGTGGACCTGAAATTCCCTTCCATCCCGGAAGAGAG GACAAGCCTCACCCCCCTCCTGAGGGCCGTCTTCCTGATGCTACCAAGG GTTCTGATCACTTGAGGCAGGTGTTTAGTGCTCAAATGGGTCTCAGTGACCAGCACATTGTTGCTCTTTCTGGTGGCCACACTCTG GGAAGGTGCCACAAGGAGAGGTCCGGGTTTGAGGGACCATGGACTACCAACCCTCTCATCTTTGACAACTCTTACTTCAA GGAGCTTTTGTCGGGAGAGAAGGAAGGCCTTCTTCAACTACCAACTGACAAAGTTCTCCTGTCAGATCCTGTTTTCCGTCCATTGGTTGAAAAATATGCTGCC gatgaggatgcCTTCTTTGCTGACTACACCGAAGCTCACCTGAAGCTCTCTGAGCTAGG ATTTGCTGATGCATAA
- the LOC107959056 gene encoding serrate RNA effector molecule — MAEVINMPVDSFDRRRGGDRKDNNNNNKQLPSSDDPNSSSPSPPPPRRRDRDSRERRDRDYYDRNRSPPPPPPRERDYKRRSSISPPPPPLSYRDRRHSPPPRRSPPHKRSRREDGGYEGRRGSPRGRFGPGDRRFGHDYGGGYDREMMGRPGYPEERPHGWYSGRSSGGYQDCDSGLGGYGDASNSRSTQREGLMSYKQFIQELEDDILPAEAERRYQEYKSEYISTQKQAFFDAHKDEEWLRDKYHPTNLVTVIERRNELVCRVAKDFLLDLQSGTLDLNPGVNPLSSSKSGQTSDPISEDETDIGDKRRRHGKEPAKETDILSAAPKAHPISSDPRRIHIDIEQAQGLVRKLDSEKGIEENILRGFDNDKVNRDKSRGSLTGPVVIIRGSNSVKGLEGVELLDTLITYLWRVHGLDYYGMIETSEAKGLRHVRPEGKSSDVTNSGSEWEKKLDSRWQERLRGQDPLELMTAKDKIEAAAVEALNPFVRKIRDEKYGWKYGCGAKGCTKLFHAAEFVHKHLKLKHPELVMELTSKVREELYYQNYMNDPDAPGGTPVMQQCLPKDKPPRRGMLENRLKDERGFRRGRDNRANGSDRYDRSENPQSSEFPSNKDGPDEGNRDDPMFDAFGGQGMHVAAPFSSDIAPPPVLMPVPGAGPLGPFVPAPPELAMQVFRERGGPSYEGNTRGGRPGPNLSGPAPFLLPPGFQQDPRRLRSYQDLDAPEDEVTVIDYRSL, encoded by the exons ATGGCCGAAGTCATAAACATGCCGGTCGATTCCTTCGACCGCCGTCGCGGTGGCGACCGTAAAgacaacaataataacaataaacagCTTCCGTCGTCTGACGATCCCAACTCCTCTTCCCCATCGCCGCCTCCACCTCGACGCCGCGATCGGGACTCGCGTGAGAGACGGGACCGCGACTACTACGATCGCAACCGCTCTCCTCCGCCTCCGCCTCCCAGAGAGAGAGATTACAAGAGGCGCAGTAGCATTAGCCCCCCGCCACCGCCGTTGAGTTATAGGGATAGAAGACACTCGCCTCCGCCGCGGAGGTCGCCCCCTCATAAGAGGTCTAGGCGTGAGGATGGAGGATACGAAGGGAGAAGAGGGAGCCCTAGAGGAAGATTTGGACCTGGAGATAGAAG GTTTGGGCATGACTATGGTGGTGGATATGATCGTGAGATGATGGGAAGGCCTGGTTACCCTGAAGAAAGGCCTCATGGCTGGTACTCAGGTCGCTCTTCCGGTGGCTATCAAG ATTGTGATTCTGGCCTTGGTGGTTATGGTGATGCTTCCAATTCAAGGAGTACTCAAAG AGAAGGATTGATGTCATACAAGCAATTCATTCAAGAGCTTGAGGATGATATACTACCAGCTGAAGCTGAGCGTAG GTACCAAGAATACAAGTCAGAGTATATATCAACCCAAAAACAAGCATTTTTTGATGCTCACAAAGACGAGGAATG GTTGAGAGACAAATATCATCCAACAAACTTGGTCACTGTTATTGAAAG GAGGAACGAACTTGTATGCAGAGTTGCAAAGGACTTTTTGCTTGATCTGCAGAGTGGAACACTGGACTT AAATCCTGGTGTAAATCCCTTGTCATCAAGTAAATCAGGCCAAACTAGTGATCCTATTTCCGAAGATGAAACTGACATCGGTGACAAAAGAAGGCGGCATGGTAAGGAACCTGCAAAAGAAACTGATATTCTTTCTGCTGCTCCTAAGGCTCACCCGATCAGTTCTGATCCCAGAAGAATTCATATTGACATTGAACAAGCACAGGGCCTTGTACGAAAACTGGATTCTGAAAAAGGAATTGAGGAAAACATATTAAGGGGGTTCGACAATGACAAAGTAAATAGAGATAAATCTCGTGGTAGTTTGACTGGTCCGGTGGTTATTATACGTGGCTCGAATTCTGTGAAAGGCCTGGAGGGTGTTGAGCTTCTTGATACTCTTATAACTTACTTGTGGCGTGTCCATGGTTTGGATTATTATGGAATGATTGAAACAAGTGAAGCTAAGGGTCTTAGGCATGTGAGACCAGAGGGAAAGAGTTCTGATGTTACTAATAGCGGATCTGAGTGGGAAAAGAAACTTGACTCACGCTGGCAAGAGAGATTGAGGGGTCAAGATCCTTTGGAATTAATGACTGCCAAAGACAAAATAGAAGCTGCTGCTGTTGAAGCTTTGAATCCTTTTGTCCGTAAGATTAGGGATGAAAAGTATGGTTGGAAGTATGGATGTGGTGCTAAGGGTTGCACAAAGCTCTTCCATGCTGCAGAATTCGTGCACAAGCATCTTAAACTTAAACATCCAGAGCTTGTGATGGAGCTAACGTCTAAAGTTCGTGAAGAGCTTTATTACCAAAATTACATGAA TGATCCAGATGCCCCTGGGGGGACACCTGTTATGCAGCAATGTCTACCG AAGGACAAGCCCCCAAGACGTGGAATGCTAGAAAATCGCTTGAAAGATGAACGTGGCTTTCGTAGAGGACGTGATAATCGAGCAAATGGTAGCGATAGATATGATAGATCTGAGAACCCTCAATCAAGTGAATTTCCATCCAACAAGGATGGTCCTGATGAGGGCAATCGTGATGATCCAATGTTTGATGCTTTTGGTGGTCAAGGGATGCATGTTGCAGCTCCATTTTCTTCAGATATTGCACCTCCGCCAGTATTGATGCCTGTTCCTGGTGCTGG TCCTTTGGGCCCCTTCGTTCCAGCTCCACCTGAACTTGCAATGCAGGTCTTCAGAGAGCGGGGTGGTCCTTCTTACGAAGGCAATACTAGAGGGGGACGTCCTGGACCTAATTTAAGTGGACCAGCCCCCTTTCTTTTGCCTCCTGGCTTTCAACAGGATCCTCGTCGTTTAAGAAG TTATCAAGACCTAGATGCACCTGAGGATGAAGTCACTGTTATAGACTACAGGAGCTTATAG
- the LOC107959057 gene encoding protein NRT1/ PTR FAMILY 2.7 isoform X1, with the protein MAKTTESKLVPADIEASEMPDSMTKKGGFITLFFIAGTLSGVMLSGFGWLANLIVYLVQEFNVESINASQIANVVHGCINLLPILGAIIADSFLGSFQVAAISSFISLLGMILLILTAKLSSLKPPPCEIGSSFCRAPSKLQYVILYLSITTASAGLGGSRYTLATLGANQLDKPKDKETFFNWFFFTVNVSSIISSTAIVYVEDSISWALGYTICFAANFIALAVFLAGQRFYRCDKPQGSQFTGLLRVVVAAVRKRKVALSSRSEDYYHEHCETSKVMPVTANRWFRFLNRAAMKTEGDIDSDGLIARPWKLCSLEQVENLRTVIRLVPIWSSGIFLITPVAIQSSIAVTQALSMDRHLGSNFKIPAASIIVVILVSSSFFVALFDRFVFPTWQKLTGRPLTLLQRIGIGHVIIVISMAISAMVESKRLKTIHDNKLEALPGAIVPMPVWWLFPQLVVIGIGDAFHFPGQTALYYHEFPASLRSIATAMVSLVVGIAFYVSTALVELIRKLTGWLPGNINSGRLDNLYWILVTAGALNFMYFLVCAKLYKCRNIEKEVDANSGFDI; encoded by the exons ATGGCAAAAACCACCGAGTCCAAGCTAGTCCCTGCTGATATTGAAGCTTCTGAAATGCCAGATTCCAtgaccaaaaagggtggtttcaTCACCTTATTCTTCATTGCAg GGACACTATCGGGAGTGATGTTGTCTGGTTTCGGATGGTTAGCAAACCTGATCGTTTATCTGGTTCAGGAATTCAATGTGGAGAGCATTAATGCTTCTCAAATTGCCAACGTTGTTCATGGTTGCATAAACTTGCTTCCAATACTTGGAGCAATCATTGCTGATTCATTTTTGGGAAGTTTTCAGGTTGCTGCAATTTCTAGCTTTATCTCTTTGCTG GGGATGATTCTGCTGATTTTAACAGCAAAGCTTAGCTCTTTGAAACCTCCACCATGTGAGATTGGCTCAAGCTTCTGCAGAGCTCCATCTAAACTACAATATGTAATCCTGTATTTAAGTATAACAACGGCGTCTGCAGGGTTAGGAGGAAGTCGATATACGCTAGCAACATTGGGAGCAAACCAACTTGATAAGCCTAAAGATAAAGAAACTTTCTTCAATTGGTTCTTTTTCACTGTTAATGTATCTAGCATAATAAGTTCCACTGCAATTGTCTACGTCGAGGACAGCATTAGCTGGGCTCTTGGATATACCATATGTTTTGCCGCTAATTTCATTGCTTTAGCTGTTTTCTTGGCCGGACAACGATTCTATCGATGTGACAAGCCTCAAGGGAGCCAGTTTACTGGTCTGCTTCGTGTTGTTGTCGCTGCTGTAAGGAAAAGGAAGGTCGCGCTCTCGTCAAGAAGTGAAGATTATTACCATGAACACTGTGAAACGAGTAAGGTTATGCCTGTAACAGCAAATCGGTGGTTCAG GTTTTTGAACCGAGCAGCGATGAAAACCGAAGGAGACATCGATTCAGATGGATTAATTGCAAGACCATGGAAGCTATGCAGTTTAGAGCAAGTAGAAAATCTGAGAACTGTAATAAGACTTGTCCCAATATGGTCAAGTGGTATATTTCTTATAACCCCGGTAGCAATCCAATCCAGCATTGCAGTTACCCAAGCTCTATCTATGGATCGTCACCTTGGTTCCAATTTCAAGATCCCTGCAGCGTCAATTATAGTTGTGATCCTAGTATCCTCATCCTTCTTCGTAGCCCTGTTTGATCGTTTCGTATTTCCCACGTGGCAGAAGCTGACTGGCCGGCCTCTGACGTTGCTACAACGAATAGGAATAGGCCACGTGATCATTGTCATAAGCATGGCAATTTCAGCAATGGTGGAGTCAAAACGGCTCAAAACAATCCATGATAACAAGCTTGAAGCACTTCCTGGTGCCATAGTGCCTATGCCAGTCTGGTGGTTATTTCCTCAGCTTGTTGTGATTGGTATCGGTGATGCATTCCATTTTCCAGGACAAACTGCATTGTATTACCATGAATTCCCAGCCTCTTTGCGAAGCATCGCGACCGCCATGGTTTCTTTAGTTGTCGGCATTGCTTTCTATGTCAGTACAGCTCTTGTTGAACTAATCAGAAAACTTACAGGATGGTTGCCTGGAAACATAAATAGTGGAAGGCTAGATAATCTGTATTGGATCTTAGTTACAGCAGGGGCACTGAATTTTATGTACTTTTTGGTTTGTGCCAAGCTGTACAAGTGTCGAAATATTGAAAAGGAAGTGGATGCTAATTCCGGATTTGATATATAG
- the LOC107959058 gene encoding protein NRT1/ PTR FAMILY 2.7, with the protein MSSMELQQPTASGSNKNGDHESQSQMLSPGHKRGGWFTFFFVSATLTGLMIAGWGWLTNLIVYLIEEFNVKSIDATQISNVVNGSINLIPIIGAVLADSFLGSFHVVSISSLFSLLGIIALTLTATLSHLRPQHCGTGSTLCHTPSKLQLAVLYTGIALASIGLGVVRFTLASLGANQFDSPEDQGVFFNWFFFIFYSACVVSSLGIVYVEDSISWGLGFGMCAAFNFLGLVIFFLGNRFYRHDKPQGSPYTSLARVIVAAIRKRNVLVSSESKYYYHKINDGASEAIAATPKRSFRFLNRAALITEGDISSDGSIAKPWNISSVQQVEDLKTLIRILPLWASTVFLATPIVIQTNMTILQALAMDRHLGPNFKIPAGSITVVVLISSAIFIALFDRFLYSTWQSLTGRSLTPLQRIGAGHVFNILSMAISALVESKRLNVAHDNHLQDHQGGAAAVVPMLALWLFPQLIVVGMGEAFHFPGNVSLYYQEFPVSMKSTATSMISIVIGVAFYVSTAVVDLIRNVTGWLPDDINDGRVDNVYWTFVVLGLLNYGYFLLCAKFYKYQNLEQEAEANTQI; encoded by the exons ATGTCATCCATGGAGTTGCAGCAGCCAACAGCTAGTGGTAGCAACAAGAATGGTGACCATGAATCACAGTCACAGATGTTAAGTCCTGGCCATAAACGTGGTGGTTGGTTCacctttttctttgtttcag CAACTTTGACAGGATTGATGATAGCTGGTTGGGGATGGCTGACGAATTTGATTGTATATCTGATCGAGGAATTCAATGTTAAGAGCATTGATGCTACTCAGATAAGCAATGTAGTCAACGGTTCCATCAACTTGATACCAATTATCGGTGCAGTTTTGGCTGACTCTTTCCTCGGCTCTTTCCATGTCGTTTCAATCTCTTCACTCTTCTCTCTACTG GGAATAATTGCTCTAACCTTAACAGCGACACTTAGTCACTTGAGACCACAACACTGTGGAACTGGTTCAACCTTGTGCCACACTCCATCGAAACTCCAATTAGCTGTTTTATACACGGGTATTGCTTTGGCATCAATAGGCCTGGGGGTGGTTCGTTTTACTTTAGCATCCTTGGGAGCCAATCAATTTGATAGTCCTGAAGATCAAGGAGTTTTCTTCAACtggtttttctttatattttattctgCCTGTGTCGTAAGTTCTTTAGGCATCGTCTATGTTGAGGATAGTATTAGTTGGGGACTGGGATTTGGCATGTGTGCAGCTTTTAATTTTCTGGGCTTGGTTATCTTCTTCCTGGGAAACCGTTTCTACCGCCATGATAAGCCTCAAGGTAGCCCTTACACGAGTTTGGCTCGTGTGATTGTTGCTGCAATACGAAAGAGGAACGTCTTGGTTTCATCTGAAAGCAAGTATTATTATCATAAGATTAATGATGGAGCTAGTGAAGCCATCGCTGCAACACCTAAACGCAGCTTCAG GTTCTTGAACCGTGCAGCACTGATAACTGAAGGAGACATTAGTTCAGATGGATCCATAGCCAAGCCGTGGAATATAAGCTCAGTTCAACAAGTTGAAGACTTGAAAACTCTGATTAGGATTCTCCCATTATGGGCAAGCACAGTATTTTTAGCCACCCCTATTGTAATTCAGACCAACATGACAATTCTTCAAGCTCTAGCAATGGATCGTCACCTCGGCCCAAATTTCAAGATCCCCGCCGGTTCAATCACGGTCGTGGTTTTAATCTCCTCAGCCATCTTTATCGCCCTGTTTGACCGGTTTCTTTACTCCACCTGGCAGTCCCTGACCGGCCGCTCATTAACACCCTTACAAAGAATCGGAGCAGGCCATGTTTTCAACATCCTAAGCATGGCAATCTCCGCCCTGGTGGAGTCAAAGAGGCTAAATGTAGCCCATGATAACCACCTCCAAGACCACCAGGGCGGCGCCGCCGCCGTGGTGCCAATGCTCGCCTTATGGCTGTTTCCACAACTCATCGTAGTTGGGATGGGTGAAGCTTTCCACTTTCCGGGCAATGTTTCACTGTACTATCAAGAATTCCCTGTCTCAATGAAAAGCACAGCAACTTCCATGATTTCCATAGTCATCGGCGTCGCTTTCTATGTCAGCACTGCTGTGGTTGATCTGATAAGGAACGTTACCGGATGGTTGCCGGACGATATAAACGATGGAAGAGTAGACAATGTTTATTGGACTTTCGTTGTGTTGGGATTGCTTAATTATGGCTACTTTTTACTGTGTGCTAAGTTTTACAAGTATCAAAATCTCGAACAGGAAGCGGAAGCGAACACCCAGATTTGA
- the LOC107959060 gene encoding L-ascorbate peroxidase, cytosolic-like isoform X1, which translates to MTKCYPTVSEEYQKSVEKAKRKLRGLIAEKNCAPLMLRLAWHSAGTFDVKTKTGGPFGTMKHPAELAHAANNGLDIAVRLLEPIKEQFPNLTYADFYQLAGVVAVEITGGPEIPFHPGREDKPHPPPEGRLPDATKGSDHLRQVFSAQMGLSDQHIVALSGGHTLGRCHKERSGFEGPWTTNPLIFDNSYFKELLSGEKEGLLQLPTDKVLLSDPVFRPLVEKYAADEDAFFADYTEAHLKLSELGFADA; encoded by the exons ATGACCAAGTGTTACCCAACTGTGAGCGAGGAATACCAGAAGTCAGTTGAAAAGGCCAAGAGGAAGCTCAGAGGTCTCATCGCTGAGAAGAACTGTGCTCCACTCATGCTCCGTTTAGC GTGGCACTCAGCTGGAACTTTTGATGTTAAGACCAAGACCGGAGGTCCATTCGGAACCATGAAGCATCCTGCTGAGCTCGCACATGCTGCTAACAACGGCCTAGATATCGCCGTCAGACTTCTCGAGCCGATCAAGGAGCAGTTCCCTAACCTCACCTACGCTGACTTCTATCAG CTTGCTGGTGTCGTTGCCGTTGAGATTACTGGTGGACCTGAAATTCCCTTCCATCCCGGAAGAGAG GACAAGCCTCACCCCCCTCCTGAGGGCCGTCTTCCTGATGCTACCAAGG GTTCTGATCACTTGAGGCAGGTGTTTAGTGCTCAAATGGGTCTCAGTGACCAGCACATTGTTGCTCTTTCTGGTGGCCACACTCTG GGAAGGTGCCACAAGGAGAGGTCCGGGTTTGAGGGACCATGGACTACCAACCCTCTCATCTTTGACAACTCTTACTTCAA GGAGCTTTTGTCGGGAGAGAAGGAAGGCCTTCTTCAACTACCAACTGACAAAGTTCTCCTGTCAGATCCTGTTTTCCGTCCATTGGTTGAAAAATATGCTGCC gatgaggatgcCTTCTTTGCTGACTACACCGAAGCTCACCTGAAGCTCTCTGAGCTAGG ATTTGCTGATGCATAA